A section of the Marinoscillum sp. 108 genome encodes:
- a CDS encoding nuclear transport factor 2 family protein: MNVILQFYEAFRKLDAEAMAECYHPDVTFEDPAFGVLKGEHACNMWRMLCKTQTGKDFLVVFSGIEEDEEKGKAHWEAHYTFSQTGRRVHNIIEASFLLKDGKIIQHTDHFPLYRWARQAMGFSGFLIGWSGFFKKKLNAKTAGLLAKFEASLD, encoded by the coding sequence ATGAATGTAATCCTCCAATTTTATGAAGCCTTCAGGAAGCTGGACGCAGAAGCCATGGCTGAATGCTATCATCCGGATGTTACCTTCGAAGATCCGGCATTTGGAGTACTCAAAGGTGAGCATGCCTGCAACATGTGGCGGATGCTTTGTAAGACTCAGACCGGCAAAGACTTTTTGGTTGTTTTTTCGGGAATAGAAGAAGACGAAGAGAAAGGAAAAGCTCACTGGGAAGCGCACTACACCTTTAGCCAGACGGGCAGGCGTGTTCACAACATCATTGAAGCGAGTTTCCTCCTGAAGGACGGCAAAATCATCCAACATACCGATCATTTCCCTTTATACCGATGGGCACGTCAGGCCATGGGTTTTTCTGGATTTCTTATCGGATGGAGCGGTTTTTTCAAAAAGAAATTGAATGCCAAAACAGCCGGGCTCCTGGCTAAATTTGAAGCCAGCCTGGACTAA
- a CDS encoding acyl-CoA dehydrogenase, whose protein sequence is MIQSDYLKENPFLFSFVPMFYMVWADAILTPSEILKIRELIEQQAWITQKERTFLLSHLDPQNPPSPGQLKEWLFEIRRVSQDLTPQMKRSLVDIGIELARLNARNQDDKTLEAARAPLTDIEEALGILSREAAFHLRSQERTTQTGGQQTEASFDLNKMSELLDGKNRVVIRKVKTILSDPEFEYYRGESTAEYREQVLKWCQYLADQGFGGMAYPEAFGGQDDMASYFAIMETLSYHDLSMVIKFGVQFGLWGMSVYFLGTEKHHQQYLKDIGTLKLPGCFAMTETGHGSNVKGIETTATYHHKTKTLVINTPHHGAGKEYIGNAAVHGQMATVFAKLIIDEVDYGVNAFVVPLRDSDGHTVSGVIIEDCGHKMGLNGVDNGRIWFDEVVIPVENMLDKFASIDADGKFKSPITSDNRRFFTMLGTLVGGRIGIPRSGLSAMKTGLTIAIRYGDTRRQFGPENGSEVPILNYRTHQRRLMPLLAESYAIHFSLQYLTNRFLSRSEEDMQEIEAMAAGLKSFATWRTTHALQECREACGGKGYLSENRIDRLKNDTDVYTTFEGDNTVLMQLVAKSRLSEFKKEFSDINLFGVLSYVASQAKTSLSEMNPLTVRNTDPEHLLDFEFYLNAFRYRERDILTSAARRIKKHLDNGMDSFDAFNQTQYHMVNVGFAYIERLILEQFIAQVKKTEDEGCKMILTKLCQLFALSQMEKNKGWYLEHDYMAGVKTKAIRKMINQLCLEVRENAVPLVNTFEIPESCLAAPIAMK, encoded by the coding sequence ATGATTCAGTCCGATTATTTAAAGGAAAACCCGTTTCTCTTCTCTTTTGTGCCCATGTTTTACATGGTGTGGGCCGATGCCATTCTCACACCCAGTGAGATACTGAAGATTAGAGAGCTGATTGAACAACAGGCCTGGATTACGCAAAAGGAGCGAACCTTTTTGCTCTCGCACCTGGATCCTCAAAACCCACCGTCACCCGGCCAGCTGAAGGAATGGCTCTTCGAAATCAGGCGGGTTTCTCAGGACCTTACTCCCCAGATGAAGCGCAGCTTGGTCGATATTGGCATTGAATTGGCCCGGTTAAATGCCAGAAATCAGGATGACAAGACTTTGGAGGCAGCCAGGGCTCCACTTACCGATATTGAGGAGGCGCTGGGGATTCTCTCCAGGGAGGCGGCCTTTCATCTGAGATCACAGGAGCGTACCACCCAGACCGGGGGACAGCAAACAGAGGCTAGTTTTGATCTTAATAAGATGAGTGAACTGCTGGATGGTAAAAACCGGGTGGTGATCAGAAAGGTCAAGACGATACTTTCCGATCCGGAGTTTGAATATTATAGGGGAGAAAGTACTGCAGAGTATCGGGAGCAGGTGCTGAAATGGTGCCAATACCTGGCAGATCAGGGCTTTGGAGGCATGGCATATCCGGAGGCCTTTGGAGGTCAGGATGACATGGCCAGTTATTTTGCCATCATGGAAACGCTTTCTTATCACGACCTGAGCATGGTTATCAAGTTTGGCGTGCAGTTTGGGCTATGGGGGATGAGTGTCTACTTTTTGGGTACAGAAAAACACCATCAGCAGTATCTCAAGGATATCGGCACATTGAAACTTCCGGGCTGTTTTGCAATGACCGAGACCGGGCATGGGTCCAATGTGAAAGGGATAGAGACCACCGCCACTTACCATCACAAGACCAAAACCCTTGTGATCAATACGCCGCACCATGGTGCCGGCAAAGAATATATTGGGAATGCCGCCGTGCATGGCCAAATGGCCACAGTTTTTGCCAAACTGATTATCGATGAGGTAGACTATGGGGTGAATGCCTTTGTGGTGCCACTGCGTGATTCGGATGGTCATACAGTAAGTGGGGTGATCATAGAAGATTGTGGGCATAAAATGGGACTCAATGGTGTCGACAATGGCCGAATTTGGTTTGATGAAGTGGTAATCCCTGTAGAGAATATGCTGGACAAATTTGCGTCTATCGATGCAGATGGAAAATTCAAAAGCCCGATTACCAGTGATAACAGGCGATTTTTTACCATGCTGGGTACCTTGGTGGGGGGTAGAATTGGCATTCCTCGCTCGGGCCTTAGCGCTATGAAAACGGGGTTGACCATAGCCATCCGATATGGTGACACACGTCGGCAGTTTGGACCTGAGAATGGCTCCGAGGTACCTATTCTGAATTACCGCACCCATCAGCGCAGGCTGATGCCCCTACTGGCTGAGAGCTACGCCATCCATTTTTCATTGCAGTACCTCACCAATCGTTTTTTGAGCCGAAGTGAGGAGGATATGCAGGAAATAGAGGCGATGGCCGCAGGATTGAAATCATTTGCTACCTGGCGAACGACCCATGCCCTGCAGGAGTGCAGGGAGGCTTGTGGGGGTAAGGGCTATCTATCCGAAAACCGGATAGACAGACTCAAAAATGACACTGACGTGTACACCACCTTTGAAGGTGATAACACCGTGCTGATGCAACTTGTAGCCAAAAGCAGGTTGTCAGAGTTTAAGAAGGAGTTTTCCGACATCAACCTTTTTGGAGTACTGAGCTATGTGGCGTCTCAGGCAAAAACCAGTCTCTCAGAAATGAATCCGCTTACGGTGCGTAACACGGACCCTGAGCACTTGCTGGATTTTGAGTTTTATCTCAATGCTTTCAGATATCGTGAACGGGACATTCTCACTTCTGCAGCACGGCGCATCAAGAAGCATCTTGACAATGGTATGGATTCTTTTGATGCTTTCAATCAAACGCAGTACCACATGGTAAATGTGGGCTTTGCCTATATCGAGCGGCTAATCCTTGAACAATTCATCGCTCAGGTGAAGAAGACCGAAGATGAGGGCTGCAAGATGATCCTGACCAAGTTGTGTCAGCTTTTTGCATTGTCTCAGATGGAGAAAAACAAGGGCTGGTACCTGGAACATGATTACATGGCAGGAGTGAAGACCAAGGCGATTCGTAAAATGATCAACCAGCTTTGCCTGGAGGTAAGGGAAAATGCAGTGCCACTGGTCAATACCTTCGAGATCCCAGAGAGCTGTCTGGCTGCGCCCATTGCCATGAAATGA
- a CDS encoding carboxypeptidase-like regulatory domain-containing protein: protein MFLHHSVFLCYVKNWFYAILLFHFTSISAQHVISGTVLNESEEPVGFCHVYNQTMGLGKVSDIHGNFKVTAKKGDTLLFSYVGYQSLTLPVNSVHLVNYLKITLPEDSILLPSITIYADPNYRVPLNVHDEPIIIPGVSITEKTDGIQPGDVGFGATGVGGVPVPAVTIYGPITYFSRDEREKRQAVEAYKETRETITYQKFIVQDSVKQKLCELYHLNSQQYDQVIVRLHNQFPGIQKQYNPMEIWNWLLMHFDRSANIVRDY, encoded by the coding sequence ATGTTTCTGCATCATTCTGTGTTTCTTTGCTACGTGAAAAACTGGTTTTATGCCATTTTATTATTTCATTTCACAAGCATATCAGCTCAGCATGTGATCTCAGGGACCGTTCTCAACGAAAGCGAGGAACCGGTGGGCTTCTGCCATGTGTACAATCAAACCATGGGTCTGGGAAAAGTCAGTGACATCCATGGCAACTTCAAGGTGACCGCCAAAAAGGGGGACACCTTGCTTTTCTCTTATGTTGGGTACCAATCCCTTACCCTTCCGGTCAACTCCGTTCATCTGGTGAATTACCTGAAAATCACCCTGCCTGAGGACTCCATTTTATTGCCATCCATTACCATTTATGCAGACCCCAATTATCGGGTCCCTCTGAATGTTCATGATGAGCCTATTATCATTCCTGGTGTGAGTATTACGGAAAAGACAGATGGCATTCAGCCAGGTGATGTAGGGTTTGGAGCCACAGGGGTAGGTGGTGTGCCTGTACCAGCGGTCACCATCTACGGCCCCATCACCTACTTCAGTAGGGACGAGAGGGAAAAACGTCAGGCAGTGGAAGCCTATAAGGAGACCCGTGAAACGATCACCTATCAGAAATTCATCGTGCAAGATTCTGTCAAACAGAAACTTTGTGAACTCTACCACCTCAACAGTCAGCAATATGACCAGGTGATTGTAAGGCTCCACAACCAGTTTCCCGGCATACAAAAGCAGTACAACCCCATGGAAATCTGGAACTGGCTGCTCATGCATTTTGACCGGTCAGCCAATATTGTCAGGGATTATTAG
- a CDS encoding DinB family protein: MNDSIQKLERLLVQTEAYLTSCSEEVLSQKPAPNKWSKREILGHLIDSAINNLQRFTEIQYAEKPYVIRNYRQDDLVRVNDYQHADLQELLILWKSLNRRIGIIIAAQTDATLSYEIRFADNSASDLRFLMTDYVEHMEHHILQIRRVH, from the coding sequence ATGAACGATAGCATACAAAAACTTGAGCGCCTTCTGGTGCAAACTGAGGCTTACCTGACCAGCTGCTCAGAAGAAGTACTTTCTCAAAAGCCCGCGCCTAATAAATGGTCTAAAAGAGAGATCCTTGGACACCTGATCGATTCAGCCATCAACAATCTGCAGCGATTTACCGAGATTCAGTATGCGGAGAAACCTTATGTGATCAGAAACTACCGTCAGGATGACCTGGTACGTGTCAATGATTATCAGCATGCTGATTTGCAGGAATTGCTCATACTTTGGAAATCACTCAATCGCCGCATTGGAATCATCATAGCAGCCCAAACCGATGCTACGTTATCCTATGAAATTCGATTTGCAGATAACAGCGCTTCTGACCTGAGGTTTCTGATGACTGACTATGTGGAACACATGGAACATCATATCCTTCAGATCAGACGCGTGCATTGA
- a CDS encoding T9SS type A sorting domain-containing protein, with protein MKASQPVFFALFMIISSTAFGQFYWVGDGGNWSDYSSHWATTSGGSTFHTNVPGAGDDVFFDANSFTTGGQVVTLDQMGTANNVSFSGVINSPIFTGAFGLTIAGDLTLDDDLAFTVTGDLTFTSSGNITVELGSIARSLPDFYFPNSSGTIQINTGSAANTVDRVVFGNITVSTAGVTFRVESNNLNSNAKTFGVISLPANCSYSIRGPNGSGFGVGDGNIFSGDFIVGDGGDGDFRGDYTIFQGNVDLGADGEVRWRDQVEFEADLTIDGSSGSDIIFSQNMELDGDFNLTGSTIVVFDRSATIGGDIVVAASTVSSIRIDRATTVAGNLTVGTAATLSFTNTNDNSPSLDVSGAVSLSDNVILTLGDGVDAPYTLGNIACGASVDITFNNGAESVSLASLTMGDFNIVRFNSASSGTSFSGNLISNGDCASWRTIRSNAEGVQADLSFGAAQSADANVIQDIAVSGASFTNNSGIDHGNNSGITFSGSHSPVNLYWIGGNSGNWSDESNWSTTSGGAAGVCVPSSADNAYFDANSFSGIDPSVTLDIAGAEVQDMDWSGVNTAVRWEGLVTNTLYVFGDLVLDADVTANYLGNIIFTMASATTNSITTNGVSLMGTVEFDFTGGTWTLSDDLDINGDDADLIITNGTLSAGSHTIALENNWTVSAGGSFTAGTGTVLLDGQNSSGDQEVDAGGSPFYNLTIDRQSSGGSSTVALLSDVTINNDLTIQRGRLEDGGFQITGNAGGTLTVQNGEWLRLGSNTVASLFPIGFGSVSLGNLSIVEYRSRVDQDVEGGITYGRLFLAGGGNASRSKVLQGAITVNGELRIDDYNDFFDNGYQITGASGQTFRMDANSSFTIGTSTTTTQFPTGHDAFNIDASTEIIYASGQDDGQVIKALNGGGNSSYGSLTLINVAGVQRIKMLEGDIDIRGDLNIGDANTMDLTASNYTFDLEGDLNITGSGMIDFRNGSLTLDGSAEQVLDFGGSTPLIHDLIVNNASGVVLADDLTIGNSLDLQNGIVTPQAAEVITMNAGSFIVSVSEASFIDGEIQKIGGTAFTFPVGDGGSYRPISISASGTSTDAFQARYFASSPHSSYPINSREPGLERVSALEYWTLSVTNGSPTVDVILSWDALSEVENLDDLRVAHWNGSSWDNYGNSGTSGNVTGGTITASGVSSFSPITLGSSSLDNPLPVTWLYFTAERNSSEVELKWGTASEVNNSHFAIQRSQNGEIWRELGSVIGHGNSKEKVHYTFVDKYPPSESTYYRVKQVDFDEKYEYSEIKMVDALTIGSRLSLYPSPAQNVLKVRSEDYVVKLEVFDLSGVSVMPRLGGFFDQEIDVSHLKNGLYIVHIQYHEGSATHKLVIGK; from the coding sequence ATGAAGGCATCCCAACCTGTTTTTTTTGCGCTATTCATGATTATTTCTTCTACCGCTTTCGGTCAATTTTATTGGGTAGGAGATGGTGGGAATTGGAGTGATTATTCCTCTCACTGGGCTACCACCTCGGGAGGCAGCACCTTTCATACCAATGTACCGGGTGCAGGTGATGATGTTTTTTTTGATGCGAATTCATTTACCACAGGAGGCCAGGTTGTTACTTTGGATCAGATGGGTACGGCTAATAATGTCAGCTTTAGCGGGGTAATCAATTCTCCTATATTCACGGGTGCCTTTGGTCTAACCATAGCGGGTGATCTTACATTGGATGACGATCTCGCTTTTACGGTTACCGGTGATCTCACTTTTACTTCAAGCGGAAATATCACTGTAGAGCTAGGGAGCATCGCCAGGTCACTTCCAGATTTTTATTTTCCTAATAGTTCAGGTACCATTCAAATCAATACGGGCAGTGCTGCGAACACCGTTGATCGGGTGGTATTTGGCAATATCACAGTCTCTACGGCGGGCGTTACTTTTAGGGTGGAAAGCAATAATCTCAATAGCAATGCCAAAACCTTTGGAGTGATTTCCCTTCCTGCCAATTGTTCCTACAGTATAAGGGGACCCAATGGTAGTGGTTTTGGGGTTGGAGATGGCAATATCTTTTCGGGTGACTTCATTGTTGGAGATGGCGGAGATGGAGACTTTAGGGGTGATTATACAATCTTTCAGGGAAATGTTGATTTGGGTGCCGATGGTGAGGTTCGATGGCGTGATCAGGTGGAATTTGAGGCTGATTTGACCATTGATGGATCCTCTGGTAGTGACATTATATTTAGTCAGAATATGGAGCTCGATGGAGATTTTAATCTCACAGGAAGCACAATTGTCGTTTTCGACAGGTCAGCCACCATAGGCGGTGATATTGTGGTTGCGGCGAGTACAGTATCATCCATCAGGATTGATAGAGCCACTACGGTGGCTGGAAATCTCACGGTGGGCACCGCCGCCACTCTTTCGTTCACCAATACCAATGACAATAGCCCATCTTTAGACGTTTCAGGAGCCGTTAGTCTTAGTGATAATGTGATCCTGACTTTAGGAGATGGAGTGGATGCGCCTTATACACTGGGCAACATTGCCTGCGGTGCGTCTGTTGATATCACTTTTAATAATGGAGCAGAGAGTGTGTCACTGGCGAGTCTTACGATGGGAGACTTTAACATCGTGAGGTTTAACAGTGCCAGTAGTGGGACTTCATTTTCAGGAAATCTTATTTCTAATGGAGATTGTGCCAGTTGGCGAACCATCCGATCAAATGCAGAAGGCGTACAGGCAGACTTATCCTTTGGTGCGGCCCAGAGTGCGGATGCAAATGTTATTCAGGACATTGCCGTGTCAGGAGCCTCCTTCACCAACAACTCTGGAATTGACCATGGGAATAATTCCGGAATTACATTTAGCGGCAGCCATTCACCTGTTAATCTTTATTGGATTGGTGGAAACTCGGGGAACTGGTCTGATGAAAGCAATTGGTCAACTACGAGCGGAGGTGCAGCAGGAGTATGCGTACCATCCAGTGCTGATAATGCATATTTTGATGCTAACTCCTTTTCAGGGATTGATCCTTCTGTGACATTGGATATAGCAGGAGCAGAAGTTCAGGATATGGATTGGTCGGGAGTGAATACCGCTGTGAGATGGGAGGGGCTGGTCACCAATACACTTTACGTCTTTGGCGACCTGGTTCTGGATGCAGATGTGACAGCCAACTATTTGGGAAACATCATTTTTACCATGGCTTCTGCCACCACCAATAGCATCACCACCAATGGAGTCTCACTGATGGGGACTGTGGAGTTTGATTTCACTGGAGGCACCTGGACGCTTTCAGATGATTTGGATATCAATGGTGATGATGCCGACCTGATTATTACCAATGGTACATTAAGTGCAGGGAGCCATACCATCGCATTGGAGAACAACTGGACAGTATCAGCAGGGGGATCTTTTACTGCGGGTACTGGTACGGTATTATTAGACGGTCAAAATTCAAGTGGAGATCAGGAGGTGGATGCCGGGGGGAGTCCTTTTTATAACCTAACCATAGATAGACAGAGCAGTGGGGGTAGTTCTACTGTCGCGTTGCTTTCGGATGTGACGATCAATAACGATTTAACCATACAACGGGGACGGCTGGAGGACGGTGGGTTTCAGATTACAGGGAATGCTGGAGGTACTCTGACGGTTCAAAACGGTGAATGGTTGAGGTTGGGATCTAACACCGTGGCCTCATTATTTCCTATTGGATTTGGGAGTGTGAGTTTGGGCAACCTGAGTATCGTGGAGTATAGGAGTCGGGTGGATCAGGATGTGGAAGGGGGAATCACCTATGGCAGACTCTTTCTGGCCGGAGGAGGGAATGCTTCCAGGTCGAAAGTACTGCAGGGAGCGATCACAGTAAATGGTGAACTTAGGATTGATGATTACAATGATTTCTTTGATAACGGGTATCAAATAACCGGAGCTTCGGGTCAGACTTTCAGAATGGATGCGAATAGCTCATTCACCATAGGTACAAGCACTACAACCACTCAATTCCCTACAGGTCATGATGCTTTTAATATTGATGCCAGCACAGAGATCATTTATGCTTCCGGGCAGGATGATGGTCAGGTGATCAAGGCCCTGAATGGAGGAGGTAATAGTAGTTATGGGAGCCTTACCCTGATCAACGTTGCGGGGGTTCAGCGAATCAAAATGCTGGAGGGGGATATAGATATTCGTGGTGATTTGAATATCGGAGACGCCAATACCATGGATTTGACTGCTAGTAATTACACTTTTGACCTGGAAGGTGACCTTAATATTACTGGTTCTGGGATGATTGATTTTCGCAATGGGTCTCTTACTCTCGATGGATCGGCAGAGCAGGTTTTGGATTTTGGAGGGAGCACACCCCTCATCCATGACCTGATTGTAAATAATGCAAGCGGGGTGGTCTTAGCAGATGATTTAACCATAGGAAATTCGCTGGATTTACAAAATGGAATCGTAACACCACAAGCGGCTGAAGTGATTACGATGAATGCAGGATCATTTATTGTTTCTGTTTCTGAGGCTAGCTTTATCGATGGAGAGATCCAGAAAATTGGAGGAACAGCATTTACTTTTCCTGTGGGGGATGGAGGGTCTTACCGGCCCATCAGCATTTCAGCTTCCGGTACATCTACAGATGCATTTCAGGCGCGATATTTTGCTTCCAGTCCGCACTCTTCTTATCCCATCAACTCTCGGGAGCCCGGTTTGGAAAGGGTGAGTGCCTTGGAGTACTGGACTCTGAGTGTGACCAATGGTAGCCCCACGGTGGATGTTATCTTGAGTTGGGACGCACTGAGTGAAGTTGAAAATTTGGATGACCTGCGGGTTGCTCATTGGAATGGCTCGAGTTGGGACAATTACGGAAACAGTGGTACTAGTGGAAATGTGACAGGGGGCACCATTACGGCATCAGGGGTGAGTTCGTTTAGTCCCATCACGCTTGGGTCTTCGTCATTAGATAATCCATTGCCTGTCACATGGTTGTATTTTACGGCAGAGAGGAACAGCTCTGAGGTAGAGCTTAAATGGGGAACAGCTTCAGAAGTAAACAACAGTCACTTCGCCATTCAGAGATCTCAAAATGGTGAAATCTGGCGGGAATTGGGCAGCGTAATTGGCCATGGGAATAGTAAGGAGAAAGTTCATTACACATTTGTAGATAAGTACCCCCCTTCAGAAAGTACTTATTACCGCGTTAAGCAGGTAGATTTTGATGAGAAATATGAGTATTCAGAAATAAAAATGGTTGATGCCTTGACCATTGGAAGTCGGCTGAGTCTCTACCCAAGCCCTGCGCAAAATGTATTAAAAGTGCGGTCTGAAGATTATGTGGTTAAACTTGAGGTGTTCGACCTGTCCGGGGTATCTGTAATGCCGCGACTCGGGGGTTTTTTCGATCAGGAGATTGATGTTTCACATCTGAAGAATGGTTTGTACATTGTGCATATCCAATACCATGAAGGTTCGGCCACTCACAAACTGGTCATTGGCAAATGA
- a CDS encoding peptidase: MKKIIILCGALAVSTLAMAQDLPVMSYEIDISQNLDTFFVTLSPATTLDKSARIYQFAATAPGTYQTMNLGRFVSSFRAFDKKGRELLVTRKSVNQFEISKPHKIAKITYQIAETFDTPVEDFPVYLMCGSSIEEDHALINAHTIMGYFEGYQKRPLSISVTGKDDWKIGTALPMEGHRFLASSFDHAVDSPILMGELSFADTTIADTQVEIYTYSQQGKFESKSLLAGMSDMLDATLQFLVKLPVDRYTFLYFFEPGLTGATGAWEHSYSSEYVLEEKDPTPEYMQSVTDIASHEFFHIVTPLNIHSEIVESFNFVSPTPSVHLWMYEGVTEWASNMLLYRGGVIEEEDYLQNAIATKILVDEKYFDPTWSLKKLSDESFNGGAASKEYANIYFRGSLVAGLLDIRLLELSGGQAGLRELMLKLIDQYGKGKPVSEKTFFDDLTAMTYPEIRDFFDQYILAANPLPHEEYLAKIGLELTRGEAGISVTKMKEMSEDQRKLFEAWSKNL, from the coding sequence ATGAAAAAAATTATCATACTTTGTGGCGCACTGGCCGTCAGTACACTTGCAATGGCTCAGGACTTACCGGTGATGTCTTATGAAATAGACATTTCTCAAAATCTGGACACTTTTTTTGTGACCTTATCTCCAGCTACCACTTTGGACAAATCGGCACGCATTTATCAGTTTGCAGCTACTGCCCCCGGTACCTATCAGACCATGAATTTGGGGCGGTTTGTGAGTTCATTTCGGGCCTTTGATAAAAAGGGTAGGGAGCTCCTGGTGACTCGAAAGTCAGTAAATCAGTTTGAAATAAGCAAACCCCACAAGATTGCCAAAATCACTTATCAGATCGCAGAGACTTTTGATACTCCGGTAGAGGACTTTCCTGTTTACCTGATGTGTGGCTCCTCCATTGAGGAAGATCATGCATTGATCAATGCGCACACTATTATGGGTTATTTCGAAGGTTACCAGAAGAGGCCGCTCAGTATTAGTGTTACTGGTAAGGATGACTGGAAAATAGGAACAGCGCTTCCTATGGAAGGTCACCGTTTCCTGGCCTCCAGCTTCGACCATGCCGTGGATTCTCCAATCTTGATGGGTGAGCTTTCTTTTGCTGATACCACCATCGCCGATACTCAGGTGGAAATTTACACCTACTCACAGCAAGGAAAATTTGAATCTAAAAGCCTTCTGGCGGGTATGTCGGACATGCTGGATGCCACACTTCAGTTTTTGGTAAAGCTTCCTGTGGATCGATATACGTTCCTGTATTTTTTTGAGCCTGGCCTTACCGGAGCTACCGGAGCCTGGGAGCACTCCTATAGCTCGGAGTATGTACTAGAGGAGAAGGATCCTACCCCCGAGTACATGCAAAGTGTGACGGATATTGCTTCGCACGAGTTTTTTCATATCGTCACTCCGCTCAATATCCACAGTGAGATTGTAGAATCCTTCAATTTCGTGAGCCCGACACCCTCCGTACATCTCTGGATGTATGAAGGAGTGACCGAATGGGCATCCAATATGCTACTTTACCGAGGAGGAGTGATCGAGGAGGAGGATTACCTGCAAAACGCTATTGCCACTAAGATTTTGGTTGATGAGAAGTATTTTGATCCAACCTGGAGTTTGAAAAAGCTTTCGGACGAGTCTTTCAATGGGGGTGCGGCCTCAAAGGAATATGCCAATATCTATTTCCGTGGTTCATTGGTTGCTGGCCTGCTGGACATCAGACTTTTGGAGCTCTCCGGAGGGCAAGCGGGCCTGCGTGAACTCATGCTGAAATTGATCGATCAATATGGTAAGGGAAAGCCGGTTTCAGAAAAGACTTTTTTCGATGACCTCACTGCCATGACCTACCCTGAAATCAGAGATTTTTTTGATCAGTACATTTTGGCAGCCAATCCTCTGCCACATGAGGAGTATCTGGCTAAGATAGGTCTGGAGCTCACGAGGGGTGAGGCCGGAATCAGCGTCACCAAAATGAAGGAGATGAGTGAAGACCAGAGAAAGCTGTTTGAAGCCTGGAGTAAGAATCTGTAA